The following proteins come from a genomic window of Trifolium pratense cultivar HEN17-A07 linkage group LG4, ARS_RC_1.1, whole genome shotgun sequence:
- the LOC123924204 gene encoding 3-ketoacyl-CoA synthase 12-like, translated as MEFLSLLYAVPALYICYKIWKLLDQKRDQECYILDYQCYKPTEDRMLGTEFCGKLIKRTENLGLNEYKFLLKAIVSSGIGEQTYAPRNIFEGREGSPTLNDGISEMEEFFDDSIAKLLARSAIYPSEIDVLVVNIAMFAPLPSLSSHIINRYKMRHDIKVYNLTAMGCSASLISLDIIQNIFKSQKNKLALLVTSEALSPNWYTGNDRSMILANCLFRSGGCAVLLTNKTSLKDNSILKLKCLVRTHHGAREDSYNSCLQMEDDQGRLGVYLGKNLPKAATTAFVDNLRVISPKILPTRELLRFLVVLLFKKLKIFSSTASSKSSGGTITTKSPLNFKSGVDHFCLHTGGKAVIDGVGMSLDLSEYDLEPARMTLHRFGNTSASSLWYVLGYMEAKKRLKKGDRVFMISFGAGFKCNSCLWEVMKDVNGDGNVWEDCVDHYPPESLANAFMEKYGWLNEVEDPDNYEFPDFLK; from the coding sequence ATGGAGTTCCTCTCTTTACTCTATGCAGTTCCAGCATTGTACATTTGCTACAAAATCTGGAAACTATTAGATCAAAAGAGGGACCAAGAGTGTTACATATTAGATTACCAATGTTACAAGCCAACAGAAGATAGAATGTTAGGGACAGAGTTTTGTGGCAAATTAATCAAAAGAACAGAGAATTTGGGACTAAATGAGTACAAATTTCTCCTCAAAGCAATTGTAAGTTCCGGAATTGGCGAACAAACTTATGCACCAAGAAACATCTTCGAAGGCCGCGAAGGATCACCAACATTAAACGACGGGATCTCAGAAATGGAAGAGTTTTTCGACGACAGCATTGCAAAACTCCTCGCAAGGTCAGCGATTTACCCTTCCGAAATCGATGTTCTTGTTGTCAACATCGCAATGTTCGCGCCTCTTCCTTCTCTATCGTCGCACATCATTAACCGTTATAAAATGAGACACGACATAAAAGTGTACAATCTCACCGCAATGGGTTGTAGTGCTAGCCTTATATCATTAGACATTATtcaaaacattttcaaatcacAAAAGAACAAATTAGCACTTTTGGTCACATCAGAGGCTCTTAGTCCAAATTGGTATACAGGCAATGATAGATCAATGATCTTAGCGAACTGTCTCTTCCGCTCGGGCGGTTGTGCGGTTCttttaacaaacaaaacatCTTTAAAGGACAATAGTATACTAAAATTGAAGTGTTTAGTCAGAACACACCACGGCGCGCGAGAAGACTCTTACAATTCTTGCCTCCAAATGGAAGATGACCAGGGTAGGCTTGGTGTTTATTTAGGGAAAAATCTCCCAAAAGCAGCAACAACAGCTTTTGTTGACAATTTAAGGGTAATTTCTCCCAAAATTTTGCCAACAAGAGAATTACTTAGGTTTCTTGTTGTTTTACTTTTCAAGAAACTTAAGATATTTAGTTCAACTGCTTCTTCTAAGTCTAGTGGTGGAACAATAACTACAAAATCaccattgaatttcaaaagtgGTGTAGATCATTTTTGTCTCCATACAGGAGGAAAAGCAGTGATAGATGGAGTTGGAATGAGTTTAGATCTATCCGAATACGATCTCGAGCCAGCAAGAATGACACTTCATCGTTTTGGTAACACTTCTGCAAGTAGTTTATGGTATGTGTTAGGATATATGGAAGCAAAAAAGAGGCTAAAAAAAGGTGATAGAGTTTTTATGATAAGTTTTGGTGCTGGTTTTAAATGCAATAGTTGTTTGTGGGAAGTGATGAAAGATGTTAATGGAGATGGAAATGTTTGGGAAGATTGTGTTGATCATTATCCACCTGAATCTTTGGCTAATGCTTTTATGGAAAAGTATGGTTGGCTCAATGAAGTTGAAGATCCTGACAACTATGAATTTCCTGATTTTCTTAAGTGA
- the LOC123924205 gene encoding uncharacterized protein LOC123924205, which yields MNPDEENFDDDNVDDDIDDIPPPPGVGRGGRGRGGRRRALPRRVVRNRWLEGMPKSRTVDGVEEEYDSYDDDDDHEDEEIADIALLAPQNELLVDRYGRPIIMPYTATDLQPQNPANKAINNALKSKFQAPYLNWTEVRADERGYQQFWNGFRSQVTWLNHHTAAIEVIFNKKATKRLSTLLFEARKKIKKDPSKPPLWLAGNSYPMLCLRWEEEEYKAKCIKNKANRNTDEANRACVHSGGSKSAGTLRLEFIQQFGRPPTFMEMNDMMHKYADSGEWTGARAQEVSRLTQIWAEEYNASQLRLPPHRRDNEGVR from the exons atgaATCCAGATGAAGAAAATTTCGATGATGACAATGTCGATGATGACATTGATGATATTCCACCACCACCGGGTGTCGGACGCGGAGGACGCGGACGCGGTGGACGTAGACGTGCTTTACCCCGCCGCGTTGTTCGGAATCGATGGTTGGAGGGTATGCCCAAGTCTCGAACCGTAGATGGTGTGGAAGAGGAGTACGACTCCTACGACGACGATGATGACCACGAGGACGAGGAAATTGCCGATATTGCACTTCTAGCTCCTCAAAATGAATTGTTGGTTGACCGGTATGGTAGACCCATCATCATGCCATATACCGCCACAga TTTGCAACCCCAAAATCCGGCGAATAAGGCAATCAATAATGCATTGAAATCCAAATTCCAGGCTCCATATCTCAACTGGACGGAGGTCAGGGCAGATGAGCGTggatatcaacaattttggaatggcttcagg TCGCAAGTAACTTGGCTAAATCACCACACAGCGGCTATTGAGgttatattcaacaaaaaagccACCAAGCGTCTGTCGACCCTACTTTTTGAAGCgcggaaaaagattaaaaaggatCCTTCAAAACCACCACTTTGGCTCGCTGGTAATTCATACCCTATGTTGTGCCTCAGATGGGAAGAGGAAGAGTATAAGGCAAAGTGTATAAAGAACAAAGCCAACAGAAATACCGATGAAGCCAATCGTGCGTGTGTACACTCTGGAGGGTCGAAATCTGCCGGAACGCTTCGTCTTGAGTTCATTCAACAATTTGGTCGTCCACCCACCTTTATGGAAATGAATGACATGATGCACAAGTATGCAGATTCCGGTGAATGGACGGGGGCAAGGGCGCAAGAAGTTTCG agGTTGACGCAAATTTGGGCTGAAGAATATAATGCAAGCCAACTACGACTACCACCTCATAGGCGAGATAATGAGGGGGTTCGTTGA
- the LOC123924207 gene encoding exocyst complex component EXO70H1-like, with translation MPRKGMRSIFFQPSTSTSSKPPPPSSPLRTFSDSLMEENIETAESLITKWDYSKKIITPLFSGNTRLEAKQYLNAVKGLQSAMQYLVTRDSTSNALIKSQFLMQLAMKTLQKEFYQILSSNREYLDPETVSNRSSVDRRRSSVSFSDYESEIEISDDDEFRGVGNTISETERVSMLAMVDLKAIADCMISSGYGKECVKVYIVMRKSIVDEALYHLGVERLSFSQIQKMDWEVIELKIKTWLNAVKVAVGTLFHGERILCDDVFAEASRKRIAESCFAEITKEGAISLLTFPEMVGKCKKTPEKMFRTLDLYEAISDHLPQIQSIFSFESTSNVRLQAVTSMAKLAEAVKTMLTDFESAIQKDSSKKPITGGGVHPLTRYVINYITFLADYSGVLSNIIFNLPQSPLPESYYQSPMRGENNSSSDISDKIAWLILVVLCKLDGKAELYKDVALSYLFLANNMQYVVVKVRRSNLGFLLGEDWLTNHELKVKEYVSKFVRVGWNKVLSTLPENSTVDMPVEKVRESFVKFNAAFDGECRKQSSWVVTDPKLRDEIKGAIGSNLLAKYGGFYETNRVGLESVIRYEPENVEGCLCNILYGVGDSGSVSSHSSSRVSSSRGSSRR, from the coding sequence ATGCCTAGAAAGGGAATGAGAAGCATTTTCTTCCAACCATCCACATCCACGTCATCAAAACCTCCACCACCATCTTCACCTCTCAGAACATTCTCAGACTCCTTAATGGAAGAAAACATTGAAACCGCAGAATCACTTATAACAAAATGGGATTATTCCAAAAAAATCATTACCCCTCTTTTCAGCGGTAACACTCGTTTAGAAGCCAAACAATACCTAAACGCTGTTAAAGGTCTACAATCCGCTATGCAGTACCTTGTCACACGTGATTCCACCTCTAACGCTCTTATAAAATCTCAATTCTTAATGCAACTCGCTATGAAAACTCTTCAAAAAGAGTTTTATCAAATTCTATCGTCAAACAGAGAATATTTAGATCCTGAAACCGTTTCTAACCGTTCTTCAGTAGATCGTAGAAGAAGCAGTGTTTCATTTTCTGATTATGAAAGTGAAATCGAAATCTCCGACGACGACGAGTTTCGTGGCGTCGGAAACACGATTTCTGAGACTGAGAGAGTTTCAATGCTTGCTATGGTGGATTTGAAAGCTATTGCTGATTGTATGATATCTTCTGGCTATGGAAAAGAGTGTGTTAAGGTTTATATTGTTATGAGAAAATCGATTGTTGATGAAGCGCTTTATCATCTAGGTGTTGAACGGTTGAGTTTTTCTCAGATTCAGAAAATGGATTGGGAAGTTATTGAGTTGAAAATCAAGACGTGGCTAAACGCTGTTAAAGTTGCCGTTGGAACTCTGTTTCACGGCGAGAGGATTCTCTGCGACGACGTGTTCGCGGAGGCGTCACGGAAGAGAATCGCTGAGTCGTGTTTCGCAGAGATTACTAAAGAAGGTGCTATTTCACTTTTAACTTTCCCGGAAATGGTGGGAAAATGCAAGAAAACGCCGGAAAAAATGTTCAGAACACTTGATTTATATGAAGCAATTTCCGATCATTTACCACAAATTCAATCGATATTCTCTTTTGAATCAACTTCTAACGTCCGTTTACAAGCCGTTACATCTATGGCGAAACTCGCCGAAGCCGTTAAAACGATGTTAACGGATTTCGAATCAGCGATTCAGAAAGATTCTTCAAAGAAACCAATCACCGGCggtggagtccaccctctcaCACGCTATGTAATCAACTACATCACGTTCCTCGCCGATTACAGCGGCGTACTTTCCAATATCATCTTCAATTTGCCTCAATCTCCGTTACCGGAATCTTACTATCAAAGCCCCATGCGCGGTGAAAACAATTCATCTTCCGATATATCAGATAAAATCGCGTGGCTTATACTCGTTGTTCTCTGTAAACTTGACGGAAAAGCTGAACTCTACAAAGACGTAGCACTTTCTTATCTTTTTCTTGCCAATAACATGCAATACGTCGTCGTAAAGGTTCGAAGATCAAACTTAGGATTTCTTCTCGGAGAAGATTGGTTAACGAATCATGAATTGAAGGTTAAAGAGTACGTGTCCAAGTTCGTGCGGGTTGGATGGAATAAAGTCTTATCGACGTTGCCGGAAAATTCCACTGTGGATATGCCGGTGGAGAAGGTTAGAGAGAGCTTTGTGAAATTCAACGCTGCTTTTGATGGAGAGTGTCGGAAACAGTCTTCGTGGGTTGTAACCGACCCGAAACTGCGAGATGAAATCAAAGGCGCGATAGGTTCAAATTTGTTGGCGAAATATGGTGGGTTTTATGAGACGAATCGGGTCGGATTGGAATCGGTTATTAGATATGAACCGGAAAATGTAGAGGGGTGTTTGTGTAATATTTTGTATGGGGTTGGAGATTCGGGTAGTGTTTCATCACATTCTTCGTCGAGGGTGTCGTCTTCTCGTGGCTCTAGTCGCCGGTGA
- the LOC123922217 gene encoding uncharacterized protein LOC123922217 → MVERNIFMGYRVGELAQVSVSHLQFADDTLLMGTKSWANVRALRAVLVLFESLSGLRVNFHKSMLLPQDHVSDRWQWRADLDDGYTVRSAYHLLTTQDAVTLDAASGLIWHRQVPLKVSICAWRLLRDRLPTKANLVTRGILSTEAHLCTYGCGEVESAQHLFLSCSFFGSLWSLVSSWIGSSVVTAQTLSDHFV, encoded by the exons ATGGTGGAGCGCAATATCTTTATGGGGTATCGTGTGGGTGAGCTTGCACAAGTGTCGGTGTCGCATCTTCAGTTTGCTGATGATACGTTGCTGATGGGGACTAAGAGTTGGGCGAACGTCCGGGCTCTGCGGGCTGTCCTTGTGTTGTTCGAGTCTTTGTCTGGTTTGCGAGTGAATTTTCACAAAAGCATGCTG CTCCCTCAGGATCATGTttcagataggtggcagtggcgggCTGACCTGGATGATGGTTACACGGTTCGTAGTGCTTATCACCTTCTGACGACTCAGGATGCCGTTACTTTGGATGCTGCGTCAGGTCTTATATGGCAtcgtcaggttcctttgaaggtttccatttgTGCCTGGCGACTATTAcgggacaggttacctaccaaagcaaacctggttactcgaggGATTTTATCTACGGAGGCTCACCTTTGTACTTATGGTTGCGGAGAGGTTGAGTCGGCTCAGCACTTGTTCCTCTCTTGCAGCTTCTTTGGCTCCCTTTGGTCTCTTGTCAGCTCCTGGATTGGCTCTTCTGTGGTGACTGCTCAGACTCTTTCAGATCACTTTGTTTAG